In one Bradyrhizobium cosmicum genomic region, the following are encoded:
- a CDS encoding ABC transporter substrate-binding protein, producing MPGRRKSLAALAMLAVGVLVTAPASAQKKYDPGATDTEVKIGNIMPYSGPASSYGVIGKTEAAFFRMINDQGGINGRKINFISYDDAYSPPKAIEQARKLVESDEVLLIFQPLGTPSNSAIMKYMNAKKVPQLFVASGGTKFGDPKNFPWTMGFQPNYQSEGRIYAKYIRDKFPNSKIAVLWQNDDAGKDQFKGLKDGLGDKAGMIIADKSYEVSDPSIDSQIVALHDSGADIFFSWAAPKGSAQAIRKVGELGWKPKFFLANTATSIASVLKPAGLDYARDIISTAYLKDPTDPTWDKDPAVVKWREFMDKYYPDGDKTNANNLYGYVQAEAMAQVLKQCGDNLTRENAMKQATSLKNFHTDLMLPGIMVNTSADDYFPIEQMQLMRFNGQAWELFGDVITGEVGHERSQ from the coding sequence ATGCCGGGTCGTCGCAAAAGCCTTGCTGCCCTCGCCATGCTTGCTGTCGGCGTGCTCGTCACGGCACCGGCCTCGGCGCAGAAGAAATACGATCCCGGCGCCACCGACACCGAAGTGAAGATCGGCAACATCATGCCCTATAGCGGGCCGGCCTCGTCCTATGGCGTGATCGGCAAGACCGAGGCTGCCTTCTTCAGGATGATCAACGACCAGGGCGGCATCAACGGGCGCAAGATCAATTTCATCAGCTATGACGACGCCTACTCGCCGCCGAAGGCGATCGAGCAGGCGCGCAAGCTGGTCGAGAGCGACGAGGTTCTGCTGATCTTCCAGCCGCTCGGTACGCCCTCGAATTCCGCGATCATGAAATACATGAACGCCAAGAAGGTGCCGCAGCTCTTCGTTGCCTCCGGTGGCACCAAGTTCGGCGATCCCAAGAACTTCCCGTGGACGATGGGCTTTCAGCCGAACTACCAGAGCGAGGGGCGGATCTACGCGAAATATATCCGTGACAAGTTTCCGAACAGCAAGATCGCGGTGCTCTGGCAGAATGACGACGCGGGCAAGGACCAGTTCAAGGGCCTGAAGGACGGTCTCGGCGACAAAGCCGGCATGATCATTGCCGACAAGTCCTACGAGGTCAGCGATCCCTCGATCGACTCACAGATCGTCGCCCTGCACGATTCCGGTGCGGACATCTTCTTCTCGTGGGCCGCGCCAAAGGGTTCGGCGCAGGCGATCCGAAAGGTCGGCGAGCTCGGCTGGAAACCGAAATTCTTCCTCGCCAACACGGCCACCTCCATCGCGTCGGTGCTGAAGCCCGCCGGGCTCGACTATGCCAGGGACATCATCTCGACCGCGTATCTGAAGGACCCGACCGATCCGACCTGGGACAAGGACCCGGCCGTGGTGAAGTGGCGCGAATTCATGGACAAATATTACCCCGATGGCGACAAGACCAATGCCAACAACCTCTATGGCTATGTGCAGGCCGAGGCGATGGCGCAGGTGCTGAAGCAGTGCGGCGACAACCTCACGCGCGAGAACGCGATGAAGCAGGCCACCAGCCTGAAGAATTTCCACACCGACCTGATGCTGCCCGGCATCATGGTCAACACGTCGGCAGATGATTACTTCCCGATCGAGCAGATGCAGTTGATGCGCTTCAACGGGCAAGCCTGGGAGCTGTTCGGCGACGTCATCACCGGCGAGGTCGGCCACGAGCGCAGCCAGTAG
- a CDS encoding NAD(P)-dependent oxidoreductase: MPRVAFIGLGRMGHGMAGRYLDAGFTVTLWNRSKAKAEDLIARGAHWATSPEDAAIDADAVVTMVADDEASRAVWLGPKGAAKTAKAGTIAIECSTVSYDHAREMGRELNARSLIYLDCPVTGLPDAAAGGKLTLLVGANAADLDRARPYLDPIGSTIRHFGPVGAGTVYKLINNLMGAIQIAGLAEGLAIAEQAGLDMNLVLESIQAGVAASPQVQRHSKRMVARDFSGATFTTALRHKDAAYAVKLAESLLADKPLVARAAVESYAQAKAVMPDDDEGKMIELVSRPKKPS; encoded by the coding sequence ATGCCGCGCGTTGCCTTCATCGGGCTCGGACGGATGGGCCACGGCATGGCCGGCCGCTATCTCGATGCCGGCTTCACGGTGACGCTGTGGAATCGCAGCAAGGCAAAAGCCGAAGACCTGATCGCGCGCGGCGCACATTGGGCGACCTCGCCGGAGGATGCCGCGATCGATGCCGACGCGGTCGTGACCATGGTGGCCGACGACGAAGCCTCGCGCGCGGTCTGGCTTGGGCCCAAGGGCGCGGCCAAGACAGCGAAGGCTGGTACCATCGCGATCGAATGCTCAACCGTCTCCTATGACCACGCCCGCGAGATGGGCCGCGAACTCAACGCGCGCAGCCTGATCTATCTCGATTGTCCCGTGACGGGTTTGCCGGATGCGGCGGCGGGCGGGAAACTGACGCTGCTGGTCGGCGCCAACGCGGCTGACCTCGATCGCGCGCGACCCTATCTCGATCCCATCGGCTCGACCATCCGCCATTTTGGACCGGTCGGCGCCGGCACGGTCTACAAGCTCATCAACAATTTGATGGGCGCGATCCAGATTGCCGGCCTCGCCGAGGGCCTCGCGATTGCCGAGCAGGCCGGGCTCGACATGAACCTTGTACTGGAATCGATCCAGGCGGGCGTGGCCGCAAGCCCCCAGGTGCAGCGCCACTCCAAGCGCATGGTCGCCCGCGATTTCAGCGGTGCGACGTTCACGACGGCGCTGCGGCACAAGGATGCCGCCTATGCCGTCAAGCTCGCGGAGAGTCTTCTCGCCGACAAGCCGCTGGTCGCGCGCGCCGCGGTCGAGTCCTACGCGCAGGCGAAGGCCGTGATGCCTGACGACGACGAAGGCAAGATGATCGAGCTGGTGTCGCGGCCGAAGAAGCCGTCCTGA
- the prfB gene encoding peptide chain release factor 2 (programmed frameshift), with protein sequence MRAEIERLVEEIKQSVGLLRRHLDVEKSTARLAELNKLAEDPNLWNDPQKAQKLMQERTSLEDSLSGIGKVEQELEDDIGMIELGEAEGDTGVVAEAEAALKALKKEVARRELEALLSGEADRFDSYLEVHAGAGGTESQDWAQMLLRMYTRWAETHGFKVEFLEESEGEEAGIKSATIQVSGHNAYGWLKTEAGVHRLVRISPFDSNARRHTSFSSVQVFPVIDDSIKIDIKESDVRVDTMRSGGAGGQHVNKTESAVRLTHIPTGVAVVCQAGRSQHKNKAQAWDMLRARLYEIELKKREEKAAADQAAKTDIGWGHQIRSYVLQPYQMVKDLRTGVQTSDTAGVLNGELDDFMAATLAQRAFGTPGADIEDVD encoded by the exons ATGCGCGCCGAAATCGAACGGTTGGTAGAAGAGATCAAGCAGTCAGTCGGGCTGCTGAGGAGGCATCTT GACGTCGAGAAATCGACGGCGCGCCTCGCTGAGCTGAACAAGCTCGCAGAAGATCCCAACCTCTGGAACGATCCCCAGAAAGCCCAGAAACTGATGCAGGAGCGCACCTCGCTCGAGGATTCGCTGTCCGGCATCGGCAAGGTCGAGCAGGAGCTCGAAGACGACATCGGCATGATCGAGCTCGGCGAAGCCGAGGGCGATACCGGCGTCGTGGCTGAAGCTGAAGCTGCGCTGAAAGCCCTCAAGAAGGAAGTCGCCCGGCGCGAGCTCGAGGCGCTGCTGTCGGGCGAGGCCGATCGCTTCGATTCCTATCTCGAAGTCCATGCCGGCGCCGGCGGCACCGAGAGCCAGGATTGGGCGCAGATGCTCTTGCGCATGTACACGCGCTGGGCCGAGACGCACGGCTTCAAGGTCGAGTTCCTCGAAGAGTCCGAGGGCGAAGAAGCGGGCATCAAGTCGGCGACGATCCAGGTCTCCGGCCACAACGCCTATGGCTGGCTGAAGACCGAGGCAGGCGTGCACCGCCTGGTGCGCATTTCGCCGTTCGATTCCAACGCGCGCCGGCACACCTCGTTCTCGAGCGTGCAGGTGTTCCCGGTCATCGACGACAGCATCAAGATCGACATCAAGGAATCCGACGTCCGCGTCGACACCATGCGTTCGGGCGGCGCCGGCGGCCAGCACGTCAACAAGACCGAATCCGCGGTGCGCCTGACGCACATTCCGACCGGCGTTGCGGTGGTCTGCCAGGCCGGCCGCTCGCAGCACAAGAACAAGGCGCAGGCCTGGGACATGCTGCGTGCGCGCCTTTACGAAATCGAGCTGAAGAAGCGCGAGGAGAAGGCTGCCGCCGACCAGGCTGCCAAGACCGATATCGGCTGGGGTCACCAGATCCGCTCCTACGTGCTGCAGCCCTACCAGATGGTGAAGGATCTGCGCACGGGCGTGCAGACCTCCGACACCGCGGGCGTGCTCAACGGCGAGCTCGACGACTTCATGGCCGCGACGCTGGCGCAACGCGCCTTCGGCACCCCTGGGGCCGACATCGAGGACGTCGACTGA
- a CDS encoding DMT family transporter, with translation MPPNDNRIDTRDWSLLAVLSMLWGGSFFFNGAALRELPPLTLVLLRVALGAAILLPLMRMRGIAFPRGLMGWTPFVTMGLLNNAIPFSLIVIGQTFISSGLASILNATTPLFTVTVMAAAGEEALQMRRVGGVALGLLGVIILRGWGIETKAGQGLGILFCLGGACSYGFAALAARRLLKDSAPLGTATFQLMASTVMMAVVAGVVEQPWHLPIPGLATWLAVLGLAGLSTALAYIVFFQIIRRSGASNVMLVTLLIPVTAILLGSLALGEPISMREIAGAIVIGSALLVIDGRVLNLLRRTV, from the coding sequence ATGCCCCCGAACGACAACCGGATCGACACGCGAGACTGGTCGCTGCTCGCTGTGCTCTCCATGCTCTGGGGCGGCTCGTTCTTCTTCAATGGCGCGGCGCTGCGGGAGTTGCCGCCGTTGACGCTGGTGTTGCTGCGCGTCGCTCTCGGCGCGGCCATCCTGCTGCCGCTCATGCGCATGCGGGGGATCGCTTTTCCGAGGGGGCTGATGGGTTGGACACCATTCGTCACGATGGGGCTGCTCAACAACGCCATTCCGTTCTCGCTGATCGTGATCGGCCAGACCTTCATCTCCAGTGGTCTGGCGTCGATCCTGAATGCGACCACGCCGTTGTTTACGGTGACGGTGATGGCCGCGGCAGGCGAAGAAGCCTTGCAGATGCGGCGCGTGGGCGGCGTGGCGCTCGGCCTTCTCGGCGTGATCATCCTTCGCGGGTGGGGCATCGAGACGAAAGCAGGGCAGGGGCTCGGCATTTTGTTCTGCCTTGGCGGCGCGTGCAGCTATGGCTTTGCAGCGCTCGCCGCGCGGCGGCTGTTGAAGGACTCCGCCCCGCTCGGCACGGCGACATTTCAGCTGATGGCGTCCACGGTGATGATGGCCGTCGTTGCCGGCGTGGTCGAGCAGCCTTGGCATCTGCCGATCCCCGGCCTCGCGACCTGGCTCGCCGTGCTTGGCCTTGCCGGCCTGTCGACGGCGCTCGCTTATATCGTCTTCTTTCAGATCATACGGCGCTCCGGCGCGAGCAACGTCATGCTGGTGACGCTGCTCATTCCCGTCACCGCCATTCTTCTGGGGTCGCTGGCGCTGGGTGAGCCGATCTCCATGCGCGAGATCGCGGGCGCCATCGTCATCGGCAGCGCGTTGCTCGTGATCGACGGACGCGTTCTGAATCTGCTGCGGCGCACGGTGTAA
- a CDS encoding N-acetylmuramoyl-L-alanine amidase has protein sequence MASRANQRVLLGCALLCAAALPCADSSRLKAAESQAQPSVAAVKFPVASAARLAGDGKQTRFILDIDQAVTFRAVMLADPYRVVVDVPQVNFQLPTGTGAGGRGLVKAFRYGLVMPGGSRIVFDLTGPAKIANSYVLEAANGQPARLVLELEEVDRAAFVQSLPPESRPELRPAIADAPPATVPAAPAEAAQQKADGRPVVVIDPGHGGIDNGTQSSGESEKNLVLAFALALRDKLEKAGKYRVVMTRDDDTFIPLSDRTKVARNLKAALFVSIHADALPRAEGDAQGATIYTLSDKASDAEAQRLADAENRADAIAGFNLAEEPTDVADILIDLTQRETRTFSNRFARLLMGEMKSTVRMHKHPLKSAGFRVLKAPDVPSVLVEIGYVSNKGDLEHLVSDGWRSKAVGSMAQAIDGFLTKRMATAGSSN, from the coding sequence GTGGCGAGCCGCGCAAATCAAAGGGTTTTGCTGGGATGCGCGCTTCTCTGCGCCGCAGCATTGCCGTGTGCCGATTCTTCGCGCCTAAAGGCAGCGGAAAGTCAGGCGCAACCCTCTGTTGCGGCAGTCAAGTTTCCCGTCGCCTCGGCCGCTCGGCTGGCCGGCGACGGCAAGCAGACCCGCTTCATCCTCGACATCGATCAGGCCGTCACGTTCCGCGCGGTGATGCTCGCCGACCCTTACCGCGTGGTGGTCGACGTTCCCCAGGTCAATTTTCAGCTGCCCACCGGCACTGGGGCCGGGGGGCGGGGGCTGGTCAAGGCCTTCCGCTACGGGCTGGTCATGCCCGGCGGATCGCGAATCGTGTTCGACCTGACGGGGCCGGCCAAGATCGCCAATTCCTACGTGCTGGAGGCGGCCAACGGCCAGCCCGCCCGGCTCGTGCTCGAGCTGGAGGAGGTCGATCGCGCCGCCTTCGTGCAGTCGCTGCCGCCGGAAAGCCGCCCCGAACTGAGGCCCGCCATCGCGGACGCGCCGCCCGCGACGGTTCCCGCCGCGCCCGCCGAGGCGGCGCAGCAGAAAGCCGATGGCCGCCCCGTCGTCGTGATCGATCCCGGTCATGGCGGCATCGATAACGGCACCCAGTCGAGCGGCGAGAGCGAGAAGAACCTGGTTCTGGCCTTCGCCCTGGCGCTCCGCGACAAGCTGGAGAAAGCCGGCAAATACCGTGTGGTGATGACGCGGGACGACGACACCTTCATCCCCCTCAGCGACCGGACCAAGGTCGCCCGTAACCTCAAGGCCGCGCTGTTCGTCTCCATTCACGCCGACGCGCTGCCGCGCGCGGAAGGTGATGCGCAGGGCGCCACAATCTACACGCTGTCCGACAAGGCCTCCGACGCCGAGGCCCAGCGTCTGGCGGATGCGGAAAACCGGGCGGACGCGATCGCGGGCTTCAACCTCGCGGAGGAGCCGACCGATGTCGCCGACATCCTGATCGACCTCACCCAACGGGAAACCCGCACCTTTTCAAACCGTTTCGCTCGCCTTTTGATGGGTGAAATGAAGTCGACCGTGCGGATGCACAAGCATCCCCTGAAGTCGGCCGGCTTCCGGGTGCTGAAGGCGCCCGACGTGCCGTCGGTGCTGGTCGAGATCGGCTACGTCTCCAACAAGGGCGATCTCGAGCACCTGGTGTCCGATGGCTGGAGGTCGAAAGCCGTGGGCTCGATGGCGCAGGCGATCGACGGGTTCCTGACCAAGCGGATGGCGACGGCGGGATCGTCGAACTGA
- a CDS encoding O-antigen ligase family protein yields the protein MNAECGHGRRPALGHSAALTGTTDGLAVLIAASLPWSTTAPSILVGLWLLAVTPTIDWRDYGRQLARPAFALPFAFLLLALVGTLWSDAAWADRLHAIKPVAKLVLIPALLYHFSRSERGSWVCLAFLGSCVLLAVYSWIVLLDPAWKITTTASAGVPVKNYIDQSQEFTLCAFALALPALIFWRDRRVVATGACLAVILLFITNMVFVASARTALLCIAVLLALFAWRHLDRRAALLLLAGAVAASALAWTTSPYLRQRITDIAVEYHRGHEDISRASTAQRLTYWRKALHAFTEAPLIGHGTGSIKRQFERAATSTSSLEAEIVSNPHNQTLNVAMQWGLLGVVLLYAMWIAHLRLFLGGGLPGQGLAAWIGLVAVVQNIASSLLNSHLFDFHEGWMYVLGVGVAGGMVLKRSRP from the coding sequence ATGAACGCCGAATGCGGACATGGCCGCAGGCCCGCCCTCGGCCATTCGGCCGCGCTGACAGGGACCACCGATGGGCTCGCCGTCCTGATCGCGGCCTCGCTGCCCTGGTCGACCACGGCGCCGTCGATCCTCGTCGGCCTCTGGCTGCTGGCGGTGACGCCGACGATCGATTGGCGCGACTATGGGCGGCAGCTCGCCCGGCCTGCGTTCGCGCTGCCCTTTGCCTTCCTCCTGCTCGCCCTCGTCGGGACGCTATGGTCTGACGCTGCGTGGGCGGACCGGCTGCACGCGATCAAGCCGGTCGCCAAGCTCGTGCTGATTCCGGCGCTGCTCTACCATTTCAGCCGGTCGGAGCGCGGCTCCTGGGTCTGCCTCGCCTTTCTTGGCTCCTGCGTGCTGCTTGCGGTCTATTCCTGGATCGTGTTGCTCGATCCCGCCTGGAAGATCACCACGACGGCGTCGGCGGGCGTTCCCGTCAAGAACTACATCGACCAGAGCCAGGAATTCACCCTCTGCGCCTTTGCACTTGCGCTGCCCGCGCTGATTTTCTGGCGCGACAGACGCGTGGTCGCCACGGGCGCGTGCCTGGCGGTGATCCTGCTGTTCATCACCAACATGGTGTTCGTCGCCTCCGCCCGCACGGCGCTGCTCTGCATCGCCGTGCTGCTCGCCCTGTTCGCCTGGCGACATCTCGACCGGCGGGCGGCGCTGCTCCTGCTCGCGGGCGCTGTCGCCGCGAGCGCGCTGGCCTGGACGACGTCGCCCTATCTGCGCCAGCGCATCACCGACATCGCCGTCGAATATCATCGTGGCCATGAGGACATCAGCCGCGCCTCGACCGCGCAGCGGCTGACCTATTGGCGCAAGGCGCTTCACGCCTTCACCGAGGCGCCCCTGATCGGCCATGGCACCGGATCGATCAAGCGGCAGTTCGAGCGCGCCGCCACCAGCACAAGCAGCCTCGAAGCGGAGATAGTCAGCAATCCCCACAACCAGACCCTCAACGTCGCCATGCAATGGGGCCTGCTCGGCGTAGTCCTTCTCTACGCGATGTGGATCGCCCACCTTCGCCTGTTCCTGGGCGGAGGTTTACCGGGCCAGGGTCTTGCCGCCTGGATCGGCCTTGTCGCCGTCGTTCAGAACATCGCGAGCTCGCTGCTGAACTCGCACCTGTTCGATTTCCACGAGGGCTGGATGTATGTGCTCGGCGTCGGCGTCGCCGGCGGCATGGTGCTGAAGCGCAGCCGGCCCTGA
- a CDS encoding penicillin-binding protein 1A, whose amino-acid sequence MRLLVRFMGFLFAAGTVVFLVGVGAVAGLIWHFSKDLPDYSQLQDYEPPVMTRVHAVDGSLLGEYAKERRLYLPIQAVPKLVINAFLAAEDKNFYEHGGIDYTGMARAGVAYIQNYGSNRRPQGASTITQQVAKNFLLTNEVSFARKIKEALLAMRIEKTYSKDKILELYLNEIYLGLGAYGIAAASLVYFDKSVNELTVAEASYLAALPKMPATLHPVRNRDRAIERRNYVIDRLVENGWIKQADADKARKEPLAVTSRSNGAHTFAGEYFAEEVRRDIFERYGEKKLYEGGLSVRTTLDPKIQVMARKAMVAGLVNYDEQQGYRGAMSKLDTSGDWGVKLAEIKSLSDISPWRMAVVLETSDQSARIGFQPSRELGGAVSKQRETGLITADGVRWARAAQGNTKGKTPTSVAQVLQPGDVIYADPLYTKEGQPVEGQYRLRQIPEVSGAMVAMDPWTGRVLAMVGGFSFDQSQFNRATQAYRQPGSSFKPIVYSAALDNGYTPSTVVLDAPIEIDQGQGAGVWRPENFSSGKFQGPVTLRNALRQSLNTVTVRLAQDIGMPLIGEYARRFGVYDELPNYLSYALGAGETTAMRMVTAYSMLANGGRRVKPTLIDRIQDRYGHTIFKHDQRECRGCDAPGGWKNQAEPQLIDRREQVLDSMTAYQITELMEGVVQAGTATVVKEVGKPIAGKTGTTNEAKDAWFVGFSPDVAVAIYMGYDKPRPLGKGNAATGGHLAAPIARDFLKLALADKPAVPFKVPAGIKLVRVVAKTGMRAGPGETGGTILEAFKPGTAPPDNYSVIGVADADGRGGGMPASQQQQPDSGFFMRPGTGGLY is encoded by the coding sequence ATGCGCTTGCTGGTGCGGTTCATGGGCTTCCTGTTCGCCGCGGGAACGGTGGTGTTCCTTGTCGGTGTCGGGGCCGTGGCAGGCCTGATCTGGCATTTCTCCAAGGACTTGCCGGACTACTCTCAGCTTCAGGATTACGAGCCGCCCGTGATGACCCGCGTGCACGCGGTCGACGGCTCGCTGCTCGGCGAATACGCCAAGGAGCGGCGGCTGTATCTGCCGATCCAGGCGGTGCCGAAGCTCGTGATCAACGCGTTCCTGGCGGCCGAGGACAAGAATTTCTACGAGCATGGCGGCATCGACTACACCGGCATGGCGCGCGCCGGCGTGGCCTATATCCAGAACTACGGCTCGAACCGCCGTCCGCAGGGCGCCTCCACCATCACCCAGCAGGTCGCCAAGAACTTCCTGCTCACCAACGAGGTCTCCTTCGCCCGCAAGATCAAGGAAGCCTTGCTGGCGATGCGGATCGAGAAGACCTATTCGAAGGACAAGATCCTCGAGCTGTATCTGAACGAGATCTATCTCGGCCTCGGCGCCTACGGCATCGCGGCCGCTTCGCTGGTCTATTTCGACAAATCGGTGAACGAGCTGACCGTCGCCGAAGCGTCCTATCTGGCCGCGCTGCCGAAGATGCCCGCGACGCTGCATCCGGTCCGCAACCGCGACCGCGCCATCGAGCGCCGCAATTACGTGATCGATCGTCTGGTGGAGAACGGCTGGATCAAGCAGGCCGACGCCGACAAGGCCCGCAAGGAGCCGCTGGCCGTCACCAGCCGCTCCAACGGTGCCCACACCTTCGCCGGCGAGTATTTCGCCGAGGAAGTCCGCCGCGATATCTTCGAACGCTACGGCGAGAAGAAGCTCTACGAGGGCGGGCTTTCCGTCCGCACCACGCTCGATCCGAAGATCCAGGTCATGGCGCGCAAGGCCATGGTCGCCGGCCTCGTGAACTATGACGAGCAGCAGGGCTATCGCGGCGCCATGAGCAAGCTCGATACGTCGGGCGATTGGGGCGTGAAGCTCGCGGAGATCAAGTCGCTCTCCGACATCTCGCCATGGCGCATGGCGGTGGTGCTGGAGACCAGCGACCAGTCGGCGCGGATCGGTTTCCAGCCGAGCCGTGAGCTCGGCGGCGCCGTGAGCAAGCAGCGCGAGACCGGCCTCATCACGGCCGACGGCGTGCGCTGGGCGAGGGCGGCCCAGGGCAACACCAAGGGCAAGACCCCGACGTCGGTGGCGCAGGTGTTGCAGCCCGGCGACGTGATCTATGCCGATCCGCTCTATACCAAGGAGGGACAGCCGGTCGAAGGCCAGTACCGGCTGCGCCAGATTCCCGAAGTGTCCGGTGCGATGGTGGCGATGGACCCATGGACCGGGCGCGTGCTCGCGATGGTCGGCGGCTTCTCGTTCGACCAGAGCCAGTTCAACCGCGCCACGCAGGCCTACCGTCAGCCGGGCTCCTCGTTCAAGCCGATCGTCTATTCGGCCGCGCTCGACAACGGCTATACGCCCTCGACCGTCGTGCTCGACGCGCCGATCGAAATCGACCAGGGCCAGGGCGCCGGCGTGTGGCGGCCCGAAAACTTCTCCTCCGGAAAGTTCCAGGGACCGGTGACGCTGCGCAACGCGCTGCGGCAGTCGCTCAACACCGTGACCGTGCGCCTCGCGCAGGACATCGGCATGCCGCTGATCGGCGAATATGCCCGCCGCTTCGGCGTCTATGACGAACTGCCGAACTATCTCTCCTACGCGCTCGGCGCCGGCGAGACCACGGCGATGCGCATGGTCACGGCCTATTCGATGCTCGCCAATGGCGGCCGCCGGGTGAAGCCGACCTTGATCGACCGTATCCAGGATCGCTACGGCCACACCATCTTCAAGCACGACCAGCGCGAATGCCGCGGCTGCGACGCGCCGGGCGGCTGGAAGAACCAGGCCGAGCCGCAGTTGATCGACCGCCGCGAGCAGGTGCTGGATTCCATGACCGCCTATCAGATCACCGAGCTGATGGAGGGTGTCGTGCAGGCCGGTACCGCGACCGTGGTCAAGGAGGTCGGCAAGCCGATCGCCGGCAAGACCGGTACGACCAATGAGGCAAAGGACGCCTGGTTCGTCGGCTTCTCGCCCGACGTCGCCGTTGCCATCTATATGGGCTACGACAAGCCGCGTCCGCTCGGCAAAGGCAACGCCGCGACCGGCGGCCATCTGGCCGCTCCCATCGCGCGCGATTTCCTCAAGCTCGCGCTCGCCGACAAGCCTGCGGTTCCGTTCAAGGTGCCGGCCGGCATCAAGCTGGTCCGCGTCGTTGCGAAGACCGGCATGCGCGCCGGCCCCGGCGAGACCGGCGGAACCATCCTCGAAGCGTTCAAGCCGGGCACGGCGCCGCCAGATAATTACTCGGTCATCGGCGTTGCCGATGCCGACGGCCGCGGCGGCGGCATGCCGGCCTCGCAGCAGCAGCAGCCGGATTCCGGCTTCTTCATGCGGCCGGGCACCGGCGGGCTGTACTAG